One genomic window of Bacillota bacterium includes the following:
- a CDS encoding tyrosine--tRNA ligase, whose product MNLNEELASQLEIIKRGTVEIIPEEELVTKLRKSLEENRPLRVKLGLDPTAPDIHLGHTVVLHKLRQFQQLGHQVILIIGDFTGRIGDPTGRSETRKQLSEEEVLANAETYKEQIFKILDPAKTRIHFNSEWLSTLTFVQVIELAAKYTLARMLEREDFAKRYRQGLPISIHELFYPLMQGYDSVAIRADIELGGTDQKFNLLVGRALQKEYGQEPQIALMMPILEGTDGAQKMSKSLGNYIGISEPPGEMYGKTMSIPDELMLRYFELVTAVPMAEIREIRDKLNQGLAHPRDVKMRLAREIVTMYHGVEAAETAEREFKNIFQKGELPDEIPVVELAEQDWLDRQVWVPKLLVLAGITGSSSEARRLVAQGGVRINDQKVDNPDAEITVTDRLIIRVGKRKFVQIKLVK is encoded by the coding sequence ATGAATTTAAATGAAGAACTGGCCAGCCAGCTGGAAATTATTAAACGTGGGACGGTAGAAATCATCCCGGAAGAGGAATTGGTTACTAAATTAAGAAAATCACTGGAGGAAAATCGTCCCTTACGAGTTAAGCTTGGCCTGGATCCGACAGCACCCGATATTCATTTAGGACATACAGTGGTCTTACATAAACTCCGCCAGTTTCAGCAACTTGGGCACCAGGTCATTCTAATCATTGGCGATTTTACTGGCCGGATCGGTGATCCGACCGGAAGGTCCGAGACCAGAAAGCAACTGAGTGAAGAAGAAGTGCTGGCGAATGCGGAGACCTACAAGGAACAGATTTTCAAAATCCTTGACCCCGCGAAGACCAGGATCCATTTCAACAGTGAATGGTTAAGCACGCTCACCTTTGTCCAGGTGATTGAACTGGCTGCCAAGTATACCCTGGCCCGAATGCTCGAACGTGAAGATTTTGCCAAGCGCTACCGGCAGGGGTTGCCGATCAGCATCCACGAGTTATTCTATCCCTTGATGCAGGGCTATGATTCAGTAGCGATCCGGGCTGATATTGAGCTGGGTGGGACTGACCAGAAGTTCAACCTCCTGGTGGGACGAGCCTTGCAAAAAGAATATGGACAGGAACCACAGATTGCTTTAATGATGCCGATCCTGGAAGGAACAGATGGGGCCCAGAAAATGAGTAAAAGCCTGGGCAATTACATCGGCATCAGTGAACCACCTGGTGAGATGTACGGAAAAACCATGTCTATACCTGATGAACTGATGCTCAGGTATTTTGAATTGGTCACAGCAGTGCCTATGGCTGAGATTAGAGAGATCAGGGATAAACTAAATCAGGGGCTGGCACACCCACGGGATGTAAAAATGCGGTTAGCCCGGGAAATCGTCACGATGTACCACGGAGTAGAGGCAGCCGAAACAGCCGAACGAGAATTTAAAAACATTTTCCAGAAGGGCGAACTCCCGGACGAAATTCCCGTGGTTGAACTCGCCGAGCAGGACTGGTTGGATCGGCAGGTCTGGGTTCCCAAGTTGCTGGTTTTGGCGGGGATCACCGGCAGTAGCAGCGAGGCCAGACGTTTGGTCGCCCAGGGTGGTGTGCGCATCAATGACCAAAAAGTTGATAACCCGGATGCAGAAATCACAGTGACTGATCGTCTGATTATCCGGGTGGGTAAACGGAAATTCGTGCAGATTAAACTTGTTAAATAG
- a CDS encoding universal stress protein, translating into MFNKVLVPIDGSPSALRAVGCAKQYLAEGIAKQVTLIHVASIVTEIIGLDGFTTSTFNTEVMDWVEKAAAEVVARSRVVFEEAGLPVRTVVTFGNPAESICAFAEQENCDLIIMGCRGLSKLQELLLGSVSDRVLKLAKCPVLIVK; encoded by the coding sequence GTGTTCAACAAGGTTTTGGTTCCTATCGACGGGTCACCCAGTGCCTTAAGAGCAGTTGGCTGTGCCAAGCAGTATTTGGCTGAGGGGATAGCTAAACAAGTTACTTTAATCCATGTAGCCAGTATAGTCACTGAAATTATAGGCTTGGACGGTTTTACAACCAGCACTTTTAACACCGAAGTGATGGATTGGGTAGAAAAAGCAGCGGCGGAAGTTGTGGCCAGGAGCCGGGTTGTCTTTGAGGAAGCTGGTTTACCGGTGAGGACAGTGGTGACTTTTGGTAATCCAGCGGAAAGTATTTGCGCATTTGCTGAACAAGAGAACTGTGATCTGATTATCATGGGGTGTCGGGGGCTGAGCAAACTTCAGGAATTACTCCTGGGCAGCGTTAGTGACCGCGTCTTAAAGTTGGCCAAGTGCCCGGTTCTGATCGTGAAATAG
- a CDS encoding universal stress protein has product MYKNILVPTDGSPSALRAAALAKKFLLAGVTEKVALVHVTSLSKELGLKSRLMPVAVNEKLVQLVEGAGREIMEKTRAIFTDDGLEVECLVEFGEPAEAIVRLARCRHFELIIMGSWGLNKIKEILMGSVSDQVIRLAKCPVMIVK; this is encoded by the coding sequence ATGTACAAAAACATTTTAGTGCCCACTGATGGTTCACCGAGTGCTTTGCGGGCAGCCGCTCTGGCTAAGAAATTTCTCCTGGCTGGCGTGACCGAGAAGGTTGCCCTGGTTCATGTTACTTCTCTATCAAAGGAATTAGGCTTGAAGTCCCGGTTAATGCCGGTAGCAGTTAACGAAAAGTTGGTCCAATTGGTTGAAGGAGCCGGCCGAGAGATTATGGAGAAAACCAGGGCTATTTTTACAGATGATGGACTGGAGGTTGAATGTCTGGTCGAGTTCGGCGAACCAGCAGAAGCGATCGTCCGCCTGGCCCGGTGCCGACACTTTGAATTGATCATTATGGGGAGCTGGGGATTGAATAAAATTAAAGAAATTTTAATGGGGAGTGTTAGCGACCAGGTAATCCGGCTGGCCAAATGTCCCGTCATGATCGTTAAGTAA
- the yunB gene encoding sporulation protein YunB, producing the protein MRRYNKKLRSIILFLVGALLVLFINFKIVENNLKPTILAMAEAKARQIATRTINDAINTRVVTNVEYTDLVYVHKDNRGRVVMMQPNTIKINKIASETTLEVQRSLQALKEEGFYIPLGQVLGSQLLASYGPEIHVRIVPIGTVQTEVVDEFAQAGINQTRHMLYLKVKSMVRIVVPLVSADVQVVSTVPIAETIILGVVSLRNYS; encoded by the coding sequence TTGCGACGGTATAATAAAAAATTACGCTCAATCATCTTGTTCCTGGTCGGTGCCCTGTTGGTATTATTTATTAACTTTAAGATCGTTGAGAACAACCTCAAACCCACAATTTTAGCCATGGCAGAAGCCAAGGCTCGTCAGATCGCCACCAGAACGATCAATGATGCGATCAACACCCGTGTTGTCACGAATGTCGAGTATACTGACCTGGTTTATGTACATAAAGACAATCGGGGACGGGTGGTAATGATGCAGCCCAATACCATCAAGATTAACAAAATCGCTTCTGAAACCACCTTAGAGGTCCAGCGCTCTTTGCAAGCGCTTAAGGAAGAGGGTTTCTATATCCCCCTGGGGCAGGTTCTGGGCAGCCAGTTATTAGCCAGTTATGGTCCGGAAATCCACGTCCGGATTGTCCCTATTGGGACCGTGCAAACCGAAGTAGTGGATGAGTTTGCCCAGGCGGGCATCAACCAGACGCGGCACATGTTGTATTTGAAAGTAAAAAGCATGGTCAGGATCGTTGTTCCGTTAGTTAGTGCAGATGTTCAGGTGGTTTCAACAGTGCCGATTGCTGAGACGATCATTCTGGGTGTCGTTTCACTGCGCAACTACTCATAA
- a CDS encoding L-lactate permease produces MLLDVILTLLPIVAIFVLMSKKQMAADASGVVGWLLTLLIAITFFKTPLELGLRASLAGIISSFPVSLMVVTSILQITFMETTGALQRITVFVKTLASANKAVQIMLINVGAGTLLVAVGATPVSILPPILVALGYSTFIAVILPAIGFDALCTFALLGAPLVVYSDLTGVSLVDSAKVFAKFLPVISTLIGFGMLWIVGKWKMVREGFIPCTIAGVTNGGVAVLMAYIPFLSSGVVLTGVIAGACTILAMILYLKWLGHPIIDRSQLSEKDIEIEKKMSLLTALSPWIILVLTSFIINFYQPLFNILFNKLSMPVAIIPGQKPILTRMVWNAYTWVLISTLAAFVFIKPSGKAISDTLTKWLKRAPRPALAAAVFFAIAFVMNNSGMEKTDGIWKLVNPSSNMIWILANGTALAFGSLYPFFSAYLGLFGGFISGSEASTIAMFTKYHIITSKMLNVDPLVVTAATGIGSGLASVISPAKLQNAAATIDALGIESKVIETAVIISVVMTVFAASMTYFLAL; encoded by the coding sequence ATGTTACTTGATGTTATATTAACTTTGCTACCAATCGTAGCTATTTTTGTTTTAATGAGCAAAAAACAAATGGCGGCGGATGCAAGTGGGGTGGTAGGATGGTTGTTAACCCTTCTGATCGCGATCACATTCTTCAAGACTCCCCTCGAGCTGGGTCTGCGGGCCAGCCTGGCTGGAATCATTTCTTCATTCCCCGTATCTTTAATGGTGGTTACTTCAATATTGCAGATCACATTTATGGAAACCACCGGCGCACTCCAGAGAATTACCGTATTTGTGAAAACCCTTGCTTCGGCAAATAAAGCTGTCCAAATCATGCTGATCAACGTGGGAGCTGGTACGCTGCTTGTAGCCGTCGGCGCTACGCCAGTGTCTATCTTGCCGCCTATACTGGTTGCCTTGGGCTATTCCACTTTTATCGCGGTAATTTTGCCGGCAATAGGATTTGATGCCCTTTGCACTTTTGCCTTATTAGGTGCTCCACTTGTAGTCTATTCGGATCTTACCGGTGTCTCTTTAGTAGATTCAGCCAAAGTTTTTGCCAAGTTTCTACCTGTTATTTCCACCTTGATCGGTTTTGGGATGCTGTGGATTGTGGGAAAATGGAAGATGGTTCGGGAAGGATTTATTCCCTGCACCATTGCTGGAGTCACGAACGGTGGCGTTGCTGTGCTCATGGCTTATATCCCATTCTTAAGTTCAGGAGTGGTGTTAACCGGAGTGATCGCCGGCGCCTGCACAATCTTAGCAATGATTCTTTATTTAAAGTGGTTAGGTCATCCCATAATAGACCGCTCTCAACTTTCTGAGAAAGACATAGAAATAGAGAAAAAAATGTCTTTGCTCACCGCCCTTTCTCCCTGGATTATTTTGGTGTTGACTTCGTTTATTATTAACTTTTACCAACCTCTATTCAATATTTTATTCAACAAACTATCCATGCCGGTGGCGATCATCCCGGGCCAAAAACCCATTTTAACGAGGATGGTATGGAATGCTTATACATGGGTACTTATCAGCACTCTGGCGGCCTTTGTTTTTATTAAACCATCAGGAAAAGCGATAAGTGATACTTTAACCAAATGGTTAAAACGCGCTCCCAGACCGGCGCTGGCTGCCGCAGTGTTTTTTGCTATCGCTTTCGTCATGAATAATTCAGGCATGGAGAAAACAGACGGGATATGGAAATTAGTTAATCCAAGCTCCAACATGATCTGGATTCTGGCTAATGGAACAGCTTTAGCTTTTGGTAGCTTGTATCCCTTTTTCAGCGCTTACCTGGGGTTGTTCGGCGGCTTTATCAGTGGCAGTGAAGCGTCAACCATTGCCATGTTTACAAAATATCACATAATTACCTCAAAAATGCTTAACGTAGATCCCCTGGTGGTAACCGCCGCCACGGGAATCGGCAGCGGTCTGGCCAGTGTTATTTCCCCAGCAAAACTGCAAAACGCGGCGGCTACTATAGATGCCCTTGGCATTGAGAGTAAGGTTATTGAAACGGCCGTGATTATTTCAGTAGTAATGACAGTATTCGCCGCCAGTATGACGTATTTTCTTGCTCTATAA
- a CDS encoding AMP-binding protein → MPITEMLTRNAQMFPNEIALIERDPAIVRRREITWRDFEDAVNKFAHGLIDRGVSQGDRVALLMMNCLEWLPVYFGILKTGALAVPLNFRFTAEEIRKCLETVEAKVLVYGPEFRERIDQIKDRLSFIERFIFVGEECPGSAESYVELLARYPASPPDVTIRDDDEAALYFSSGTTGTPKPIILTHANLVSACITENRHHLQNHDDVFLCIPPLYHTGAKMHWFGSLLVGSKAVILRGVRPRWILEAVSEERATIVWLLVPWAQDILDAIESGEVDLRDYNLNQWRLMHIGAQPVPPSLIQRWKKYFPDQMYDTNYGLSESTGPGCVHLGIDNIHKVGAIGLPGFRWEAMIVDDHDQPVPIGKVGELIVRGPGVMKGYYKNPEATSKVLKGGWLYTGDMARQDEDGFIYLVDRKKDIVISGGENIFPVEIENFLQTHDDVKDVAIIGMPDKRLGEIPVAIVETKPGRKLTEAMVLEFCQALPRYKRPRKVFFDKIPRNPTGKIEKPKLREKYCRKKEAFSIEG, encoded by the coding sequence GTGCCAATCACCGAAATGCTTACCCGTAATGCGCAAATGTTTCCCAATGAAATCGCTTTGATCGAACGCGATCCAGCGATAGTCAGAAGAAGAGAAATAACGTGGCGGGATTTTGAAGACGCTGTCAATAAGTTCGCCCACGGTTTAATCGATCGCGGTGTCAGCCAGGGAGACCGGGTTGCTCTGCTGATGATGAACTGCTTGGAATGGCTTCCTGTTTATTTCGGAATTCTCAAAACCGGCGCCCTGGCCGTGCCTCTGAACTTTCGGTTTACGGCGGAGGAAATCAGGAAATGCTTAGAGACTGTTGAGGCAAAGGTGCTTGTTTACGGGCCAGAGTTCCGGGAGAGAATTGACCAAATTAAAGATAGGCTTTCCTTTATTGAGAGATTTATTTTTGTAGGTGAAGAATGCCCTGGTTCAGCCGAAAGTTATGTTGAGCTACTGGCCAGATATCCAGCTTCACCTCCTGATGTAACCATTCGTGATGATGATGAGGCCGCTCTCTATTTTTCGTCAGGCACTACTGGTACTCCTAAACCAATTATTTTAACACATGCCAACCTTGTATCGGCCTGCATCACGGAAAATCGCCATCACCTGCAGAATCACGACGACGTTTTTCTTTGCATTCCGCCGCTATACCACACTGGGGCAAAGATGCACTGGTTTGGAAGCCTGCTTGTCGGCTCAAAGGCTGTTATCCTGCGCGGCGTCAGGCCCCGGTGGATACTTGAAGCAGTATCGGAAGAAAGGGCCACCATCGTTTGGCTTCTTGTGCCCTGGGCGCAGGACATTCTTGACGCTATTGAAAGCGGCGAAGTTGACCTGAGGGATTATAACCTTAACCAGTGGCGTCTCATGCACATTGGAGCCCAGCCCGTGCCACCAAGTTTAATTCAAAGGTGGAAGAAATATTTTCCAGATCAAATGTATGATACCAATTACGGCTTGAGTGAATCAACTGGACCAGGCTGCGTTCACCTTGGGATTGACAACATTCACAAGGTAGGAGCGATTGGTCTGCCCGGTTTTAGATGGGAAGCAATGATTGTTGATGATCATGACCAGCCCGTTCCAATCGGAAAAGTTGGTGAGTTAATTGTTAGGGGCCCGGGCGTTATGAAAGGTTATTACAAAAATCCGGAAGCCACCAGCAAGGTGCTCAAGGGCGGCTGGCTTTATACCGGAGACATGGCGCGACAGGATGAAGACGGATTTATTTACCTGGTTGATCGCAAGAAAGACATTGTCATATCAGGTGGAGAAAATATCTTCCCAGTAGAAATTGAAAATTTTCTGCAAACCCATGATGATGTAAAAGATGTGGCGATAATCGGTATGCCAGATAAACGGTTGGGCGAAATACCGGTGGCTATTGTGGAGACCAAACCGGGAAGGAAACTGACAGAAGCAATGGTTTTAGAATTTTGTCAGGCTTTACCCAGGTACAAGCGGCCGCGCAAAGTCTTCTTCGATAAGATACCACGAAACCCGACTGGTAAAATTGAAAAACCAAAACTGCGTGAGAAATATTGCCGTAAGAAAGAAGCATTCAGTATTGAGGGATGA
- a CDS encoding recombinase family protein codes for MLAIIYTRVSTEEKARHGFSLEGQERDCRKKAQELGATRIEVYCDAGVTGEILERPALQAALAAAKSGATWFIVYDPDRLSRKLAHQLLLSETIERYGCRLEFVNFEWQDTPEGRLFYSLRGAIAEYEKEKIKVRTQFGKKIKAQRGLLTHHFRLYGYKYENGGLVVDQEKADVYHLMCDMALAGSTPPEIADYLNSLGIIGPLGGKWYRNTIRRILSNPSYLGTVFLNRYNTEGNKAARQKGEKRNSRIRPRDEWIPVPIPVLIDKEKWDRIQINIKERKEGRRDSRYNVYLLSGILYCECGSQMHGTTNGNKRRYYVCCRRHFSGSDYRKAPERCGRPFIRAEEAEEIVWDKIKTWLGELETMLIEARQKRVNEAKNREMDIAARRMEELSQEKERVFTAYRRGLIDLDDFERAVEDINSARKSAEVRLKELSNAVEAEATLEQEIDLIRELAHSVAERLDDLEASEKEYLIHTLVKKALVRGTEIILEVKIPLKEKALRDETTILGEVPTTYLQLMLDQKLWGGLLGQTQNQ; via the coding sequence ATGTTAGCGATAATCTACACGCGAGTGAGCACAGAGGAAAAGGCACGTCATGGGTTTAGCTTAGAAGGCCAGGAAAGAGATTGCCGGAAAAAAGCGCAAGAACTGGGAGCAACCAGAATCGAAGTTTATTGTGATGCCGGTGTAACCGGAGAGATTTTGGAGCGACCGGCGTTGCAGGCTGCTCTTGCTGCGGCTAAGTCAGGAGCAACCTGGTTTATTGTTTACGATCCCGACCGTCTGAGCCGAAAACTGGCGCACCAGTTGCTGCTCTCGGAAACGATTGAAAGATATGGTTGTCGTTTGGAATTTGTTAATTTCGAGTGGCAGGATACACCAGAAGGGCGGCTATTTTACTCTCTGCGCGGTGCTATTGCTGAGTATGAAAAGGAAAAAATAAAGGTTCGTACTCAATTCGGCAAAAAAATTAAGGCTCAGCGTGGACTCCTTACGCATCATTTTCGTTTGTATGGTTATAAATACGAAAACGGTGGACTGGTTGTTGACCAGGAAAAAGCAGATGTTTATCATCTGATGTGCGATATGGCGCTTGCTGGCAGCACGCCGCCAGAAATCGCTGATTACCTAAACAGCCTTGGCATTATCGGGCCGCTTGGCGGTAAGTGGTATCGGAACACAATCAGGCGGATATTATCTAATCCATCATATCTGGGCACTGTTTTCCTTAACAGATATAATACAGAGGGAAACAAGGCCGCGAGACAAAAGGGGGAAAAGCGGAACAGCAGAATTCGCCCGCGAGACGAATGGATACCTGTTCCTATTCCAGTATTGATTGACAAGGAAAAATGGGATCGAATCCAGATAAATATAAAAGAAAGAAAGGAAGGAAGGAGAGATAGCAGATATAATGTGTATTTATTGTCAGGAATCTTATACTGTGAATGCGGCAGTCAGATGCATGGTACTACAAACGGCAACAAACGTCGTTACTACGTCTGCTGTCGCCGTCACTTTTCCGGAAGCGACTATAGAAAAGCTCCCGAAAGGTGTGGGAGGCCTTTCATAAGAGCGGAGGAAGCTGAAGAAATTGTATGGGATAAAATTAAGACCTGGCTTGGCGAACTTGAAACAATGCTTATCGAGGCTCGTCAAAAGCGGGTTAATGAGGCAAAGAATAGAGAAATGGATATAGCTGCAAGGAGAATGGAAGAACTAAGCCAGGAAAAGGAGCGCGTCTTTACGGCTTACCGGCGTGGACTTATTGACCTGGACGACTTTGAAAGAGCTGTCGAAGATATCAATTCAGCACGAAAGTCTGCGGAAGTCCGTTTAAAGGAACTATCTAACGCTGTGGAAGCGGAGGCGACCCTTGAACAGGAAATTGACCTTATTAGAGAACTTGCCCACAGCGTAGCCGAAAGACTTGATGACCTGGAAGCGTCCGAGAAAGAATATCTCATTCACACTCTTGTCAAGAAGGCGTTAGTGCGTGGGACGGAGATCATTCTTGAGGTAAAGATACCTTTAAAAGAAAAAGCGTTGCGTGATGAAACGACCATCCTGGGCGAAGTTCCGACAACGTATCTCCAGTTGATGCTGGATCAGAAATTATGGGGCGGACTACTGGGCCAAACACAAAATCAATAA